ATGAATTTTTGGAGCACTGGCTGTGTTTTCAATTTGGAAGACAAATGTAATCCTAgaaatcaaaaattaaaaatcagaatGCCATACCTTGTGCAAGCATGTTAAATTCCAAGAACAGTGCTATGTGGTAAAGTTCCATGGCTTCTTCCGCCCTGGTCATGTTTGGCTTCCCTGCAACGAGAGCCTGAACTTCACTGAGACTCCCCACAGAGAGGCTACAGTGCAAAACAGAGAGGTCCACCACGTCCGTATACATACAGTGTAATATAACTTTCGCATACTTTTTTGGTATGATGGACTCATCTAGTATAATTCTTGTGGGAGTCCTCAAAGTTCGGTCTGTGATTTCTTCACCAGTCCGTATCCTCCTTTGCAATAAATTTCGAAAAAATGGAGACCGTGCTGAAATAATAGCCTTGTGAGCTTTGAGCTCTTCATCTAAACAGTTCTGATTTCCACCGAAAGCTTCAACCAGTTCAGAGTCTGAAGAAAAACTAAGGACAACATCATAGTAACACATGTAATCAAAGAGCCCACGCATATCTACATCAAGGGAATTTGGTGTTCCAAATTCTTCACTAAGCTGAACGAGGATATCAACATTTTGAAACCTTGAATCCTCCATTCCAAACTCTCCCGTATAAAGGTAGTGTAACAAAGCAGAAAACATAGGCATATCTATACCAGCTGTATTGATGTCCATTACTATCTCTGCTCCATATTCGGGTGAGGAAGAAAgcagtgttttaaaaaatggacacCTTGCCGCCAAAATGGCACGATGAACAGGAAAACAAGTTTCTTGAAATATTAAGTCTACATCAGTACAATACTTGTACTCATAAAGATCGGCCATATCTTTCTGCAATGTCTGGGCTTCCGGCCTAGCCAAACTGGCTTGTAGAGAAAGCTCCTTTAAGGCTGAAGTTCCCTCATATTCCTCCACCAGCGCATTGACATCTCTAACATCCCACCCAGAGAGGAATTCTCGCATCTGCTTGGCGTGATCGGCAGACCTGTTAGATTTTCGACGcttaataaacttctttttgaGGGTGGCAAGGCCAGAGGttctcttttttttgtcttgtgGTTTCTCATGGCCATGGTCAAGGCTATACAATTTTGATTCACAACCATAGCCTTGCTGAGAATAGGATGATGTTCctaaaaaggaaatgaaacaaaagaaaatttgttatttttctttaacattCTTTTTCAAgtcattttaatgtattttcatgCTGAATAAATCTGCAAACAGATACTGCTGAACCACTGAAATGACACTGACTTGTTTTATAAAGGAggataaaaatattcaaataattcaattttatattaaataagaAGAAGGGACAGAGCAGATtattctgaattttaaaataaatgctttTGGTTCTCTGGCTATCAAAGGCCGTATTTCATAGATCTTAATCATAGATTTTTTGGAAATGAGAGCTAGACAGacatatttctaaatttaaattacTTGTATATAATTaggaaaagtttcttttttttcttaactacATCGACGAGGCATTTGCATGGGCAAAATAAATGGGCCAGGACACAAAAAACAAGTATTTCACTGTTTTCACACCAATGGAGATTGCTACTTTGGATAGAGTAACTGACAATTATGGCCAAGatgacaaaataaaacaaaaaatcaattgtGCTATAGCAATTTGATTAGGACAAATATCATAAAAGCCAGATTTACATTTGTTGGGGGAAAATACCTAAATGCTATGGAATTATTATCTATAATAGCTTTTCCACAGCTCAGTTACCTTTTCACCAACAAAGTTCATGGGAAACACAATTCTATTTATATTCACAAAAGAAAACGAAGTTGGAAAAACTGAAATGTTACCTATAAAGGTCTGCTGGGCTTGTGAGTTTGCCCCTACCCTCGGGGAACACGAATGAGGATAGTTAGATGCATTAGCACCCATTTTCTTCAGTCGCTCAGGCGTTCCATCTGCTGGTTTTGCAGAGTGTAATCCCAGAAGCCTTTATGAACCTTCAGTCCTGGATCCAGCAGCCTCTTTTCATCCATTTCttgatataaaacaaaaataattttacttatttttcaaaTGTATCTCAAATCACacagtttaaggaaaaaaaaaacaaaaaagcaagctaCTGAAAATTGCTTTTGTTTGCAAATAATGACATAGTGTCAAATTCACATGTAAAAACTTCAGGAAATGTAAATATCTAAATGTGAATTAGGAATCTACGTTCAATGCAATTTTAACTCTACACCCTTTCGAGGATAATAAAAAGTAACATGTTAGATTAATGTAAATACAAACAGTTATAGCAAGGGTATTTCAAGTCACAGGGAAAGGTACTTGGGATAAAAAGCAATGTTTAAACTACCAGCCGTAAGTGAACATTCTGAGCAATTTACAAACACTCACGTAGTACTACCAATACTTTATATACAAAGAGCAGATTATTAAGTGACCGGGTTCTTGTTTTTCTGCCTTATATACAATTGGGCGTTTTACTCAAAGATGGGGAAACAAAAGTAGACAGCTAAACCTAAATTATCTTTAGGGTACTTGCTCCATAGTAATTTTGACAGAAGTTATTAAGCGtattaaagcacaagaaaaaattttttaatctatCCTCCTTGTAAAGCCCTAAAATAAAAATACTGCTTTCTATACCTGATAATATGACTCAATATGGACAGAGCAGTACCAGTAAGAGATAATTTTGACAATTATAGATTAAATTATGTACCACAGAACCTTAACTCAGAGAGCTGCTAGGAGCAGATAGACACACAACAAGAAGAAGCTGTAGGGACCTAATAGAAAGAACAGAGTTACCAGGAATACTTCTAAATCCTTATACCATCTGGAGAGAGAAAATGTATCTGTCTCAAAGAGATAACGGTTTAAGAAgagaaaacacaatttaaaatctATTATCGGAATTGTCAGGAAACCAATCAGTAGGCAGTTCGTCTAACCTCATAACGAAGGATGAAGTGTTTTAACAAATAgagttaaacacacacacacacaatcaccgAAAAACCTGCTGGAAAACAGAACTGTGTCAATATTCTTAGAATTTATTTTCATCTCAGTAATTGGGACAGCATAACCTTAGGAATTAAGAGAATTAAGAATCCTTAGTTTAAGAAAATCACTGTTAACCTTTTGTGTTTTTCTCCAGTCTTTTCccactatatatataaaatcaaaagcaaacccGGCACCttcaaggcgattctgactcacagtgaccttcaggacagagtagaactgccccacggggtttccgaagccataatctttatggaggcagactgccacatctttctcctgcgaaggGCAatcgctgacattttggttagcagccaagtgctttaaccactgcaccatcagggctctctcagtcttggaaaccctatggggcagttctactttgtcctatagggttgttatgagttggaatcggcaacGGGTTAATCTCTAAGGAAgtagactggcacatctttctccagtggagcagctgcttggttcaaacctctgaccttttggtttgaaaccgagtgctttaaccactgcactaccaaggtTCCTTCACAATACATATGATTATTTAAGCACTAAGTATCTACTTATAATGTTCAAGACTGGGAAATTTTTTACTAACTAGATGTAGAAATTATGCAAAGTAGCACTGACTTCAATCAAATCACATACTGAGATAAGCAAACCTTTTATTTGAAACTTGTCTACCTACCTATAAGAACACAGCACCATAAGACTTTACTTTGTTTCATGCCACTGTAAGACAGAAAGGCTACAGGGTATGGACAGCCAGACATAAGACAGTGCATTCTGTAAGAACCACATGGTAAGGAATCTAAGTCTCATGAGCCAGTGTACATTTACAATAACTTCTTTAAAGATATCATGACGACAGGTTAAATTACTGTTTGCATATAAGCACTCTTTTGGACAtgcgtctggtctttttattttagCTCTGCACCACACCTAGGCCAGCATGATACTAATAAAAGTGTTTAATATATTGACTATTTTGTAAACATTAAACGATCAAGAAAATTAATTCTTTCAGCAAAGTCAGTTTTACTTGGTTGAGTATCCAGTTAACAATTTCTTGAACTTTTATGCttcgctgttgttgttgctggttgtCCTCAACTCGagtccaactcatcgcaaccccacGTGATAGagcagaaatgtcccatagggttttccgggcattaatcttaacagaagctaactgccaggtctttctcctgagaggACAGTGGGTGTCCGAACcacccaccttctggttagcagccatttgcGCTAACTGCTGTGCCCCCAAGGCTCCTGTCTGATACTTCAGTGCAAGCAAATTCCCAGTCTTCCGTTCTTAAATACTAGGAATGTAgaaaagtttattatttttttttttgtaatttagacTGAAATATTGTCAATTTTTGCTGAACACAAAGTAAATCTGTCATGTGTTAACTTATGTTCAAACTTAAAAACAGTAAATCTAATAAATCTTAGTTTTAAAGTTGAGTGTCACAAGAGCATCAGGGCTCTAATTAGGCATTTTcagtggttctttaaaaaaaaaaagagagtcctGGAAGCTTTGTTTGTTTGTGGCCTCATTTATAAGTTAATTCTAGTATGattcattaaaaatttttatttaaaacataaaaatgtcACAGACAATTCCTTCTCAAAAAGGTTGGAAAGTATCCAAAGAGATCCagaatgaaaacattatgcaaaataaaagcctttaccaAAGTGAGGGAAAAAATTTAACAACAAAATGGGTTGAATTAACTTGGAAAGGGACAGCAATAATGGTTACACGATATGCAAAATGGAACTCAcgccactgaattttacatgcagaaactgttttgttgtttatcttttcatcacaataacaataaaaaatagacGAGCTTTGAACCCGGGAGTAACAGTGGATGGTGGACAACACCATCTAAGGGTTTCTAAAGGAAGGTTGGCATGTTGTCACTCCCATGGTAGGCCTCTTCTCATGTACTTCTTTACTCCTTCCTGCAGTTTCATTTTGgatttgcttttttatttctattgccTGCAGAGAACACTCACTACTGTAGCACAAAGAGtgctgaaacaaaacaaggaagaatgGAGTCTTGCTTCCTGGTAGAGGAAAATCAGTCACAGAAGTGCACAGAGTTCACAACTCTCagttcaaaacacacacacacacacaagaatcaTTTCCATCTGGCAATTCTGTGAGGTTTCTAGGGACTCAAGGCACTATTACATTGGTCTATTTGAGATTTAAATCatgttaaaaacttttttttttttaaaccttccaTTTTTTTTGATGAGCGCAATTAGATACTCTAATGTTTTATTTAAACATGCAATGGTTGTAAAACACCAACAGCCCCACTGAGGACACAAGAACACCTAGCATACACTGGGGAGGTCACGTGGCTGAGCTAAGGATGCCTGGCCATTTGACATTTTAAGCAGCACCATGAGGACAGCTGGGGTTTCACCCTGGAGAGGCAGCTTGAAATAACTGTCTCTGGAATGGAGGGACATAGTCTTTTCCCAATAGCACCTGGTCAATAGGAACCCCCCCAGGAAGAACTGATCTGGGTGACACTCATATGTCCCAGTGGAGCTCTAATACTAAAATAAGCACAGGTATtgggaagaaggggaaaaaaaaagaaggaaagacgGGAGGGGGCAGCATTTCTCAGGATCAGGTATGATCCCCGAGTCCACCCTGTGTCTCCAGTTCTAAATCCTGGGGGGGTAACCCCTGGCTGATTCTGGTACTAAAGCCATATTTCTTCTCAAAATTCTCAGGGAACCATTTAACTTACTTCTCAGGTAACCAAAAACCTATGGCAAATTGAGCACAGTCATTTATTTCTTAATCTAATTCACTGTCTTTCAACgctggaaatgcaaattagagACTGTATAACCTCTCCAGGGAGGGTTTTTCCCAGGCCAGCCTGGTCTGTCTTTGTAGGCAACAGACTAAAATCCAATCTGTGGATAATGTGGCAGTACAGGAAAGGGAAAGACAGGGCCTTCGGGGTGAGAGGCCCAGAGGATATAAACGGCCCTTTTTGTACAATCATCATTCTGGGGAGCTTCCTTCTGTTAATAACCAACATGACCAATCCCAATCAGATGATGTGACTAGCTTAAAATAAGCTTCAGCGATTGCAGCAGACCCAATTGA
The window above is part of the Loxodonta africana isolate mLoxAfr1 chromosome 10, mLoxAfr1.hap2, whole genome shotgun sequence genome. Proteins encoded here:
- the BTBD7 gene encoding BTB/POZ domain-containing protein 7 isoform X4, with the protein product MGANASNYPHSCSPRVGANSQAQQTFIGTSSYSQQGYGCESKLYSLDHGHEKPQDKKKRTSGLATLKKKFIKRRKSNRSADHAKQMREFLSGWDVRDVNALVEEYEGTSALKELSLQASLARPEAQTLQKDMADLYEYKYCTDVDLIFQETCFPVHRAILAARCPFFKTLLSSSPEYGAEIVMDINTAGIDMPMFSALLHYLYTGEFGMEDSRFQNVDILVQLSEEFGTPNSLDVDMRGLFDYMCYYDVVLSFSSDSELVEAFGGNQNCLDEELKAHKAIISARSPFFRNLLQRRIRTGEEITDRTLRTPTRIILDESIIPKKYAKVILHCMYTDVVDLSVLHCSLSVGSLSEVQALVAGKPNMTRAEEAMELYHIALFLEFNMLAQGMAF
- the BTBD7 gene encoding BTB/POZ domain-containing protein 7 isoform X2, whose amino-acid sequence is MGANASNYPHSCSPRVGANSQAQQTFIGTSSYSQQGYGCESKLYSLDHGHEKPQDKKKRTSGLATLKKKFIKRRKSNRSADHAKQMREFLSGWDVRDVNALVEEYEGTSALKELSLQASLARPEAQTLQKDMADLYEYKYCTDVDLIFQETCFPVHRAILAARCPFFKTLLSSSPEYGAEIVMDINTAGIDMPMFSALLHYLYTGEFGMEDSRFQNVDILVQLSEEFGTPNSLDVDMRGLFDYMCYYDVVLSFSSDSELVEAFGGNQNCLDEELKAHKAIISARSPFFRNLLQRRIRTGEEITDRTLRTPTRIILDESIIPKKYAKVILHCMYTDVVDLSVLHCSLSVGSLSEVQALVAGKPNMTRAEEAMELYHIALFLEFNMLAQAQKKRLAEESLTICNMHVTVLLAQSEALNNEGQRPKPSVWSIAECEGKKPHNWTDKHRHSTCINN
- the BTBD7 gene encoding BTB/POZ domain-containing protein 7 isoform X3; the protein is MGANASNYPHSCSPRVGANSQAQQTFIGTSSYSQQGYGCESKLYSLDHGHEKPQDKKKRTSGLATLKKKFIKRRKSNRSADHAKQMREFLSGWDVRDVNALVEEYEGTSALKELSLQASLARPEAQTLQKDMADLYEYKYCTDVDLIFQETCFPVHRAILAARCPFFKTLLSSSPEYGAEIVMDINTAGIDMPMFSALLHYLYTGEFGMEDSRFQNVDILVQLSEEFGTPNSLDVDMRGLFDYMCYYDVVLSFSSDSELVEAFGGNQNCLDEELKAHKAIISARSPFFRNLLQRRIRTGEEITDRTLRTPTRIILDESIIPKKYAKVILHCMYTDVVDLSVLHCSLSVGSLSEVQALVAGKPNMTRAEEAMELYHIALFLEFNMLAQGSSSIQSLVIACLLSVIALSLFNFLSKMLC